Genomic window (Ruminococcus flavefaciens AE3010):
GGGGATGATCTGTACAAACAGAACAACGCCAATAACTCCGAAGATATATGCGATCGCATAGCCAACGGAAACGATACTCTGAAGATGATCACTTCCGACAGCGTCCTTGGCAGCCGAGAATCCGGGAGTACTTGTAAGAGCACCTGAAAGTATACCTGTCAGCATTGCGGTAAACTCTTCGCTGTCAAGGTCAGTGAAGTTTCTGCCTACCATGATGCAGCCTGCGCAGGAAAGTCCTCCGCTCAGGATAATGATTATTGCAAGAATAACATAGGACTTGAAGTTTTTCTTGAAGTTGCCGAAGAAATTAGGGCCTGCAATAAAGCCGACTGCCGTAACGAACAGGATAAGTCCGAGATTATCAACTATTTTCAGAGCATTTCCAACGAAGTCGGTATTTATCTCAGCCGAAAGGTATTTATAAAAAATGCAGCCGTAGATAAGTGCGACGATGAAAACGCCTGCTGTACCCAGAGAAATGCCTTTTATAGTTATTCTTCCGAGGATATAGCCAAGTGCTGCAATAGTAATGACCGACAGCATAAGGAAGGAAACGCCGTGAATCGACAGAATTCCATTAAAAAAATCCATTTATATCACTTAACTTTCTTTTATATTATACGTATTTATGGGACGCTTTTTACAGCGTCCCATTAAAATTATTTTTTTCTTGCATATTTGGGGAGAAGCATAGGTGATGCTACTTCGCTTGCAGCTCCTGCTGCTTCAAGCTCCTTGTTGAACTTCTCGATATGAGCAAGTGTGAGCTTTGCGGGAGCAGCTGTTTCCTTAGCCTTTGCAGCTGCGTAAATACCTGCGTTACGACCGAATACGATGACATCAAGGAGAGAATTGCCCATGAGTCTGTTTCTGCCGTGGATACCGCCTGCTACCTCGCCTGCCGCATAGAGGTTCTCTACACCTGTAGCGCAGTCGTCGGATATTTCAAGTCCGCCGTTCTGGTAGTGAAGAGTTGGGTATACAAGAATAGGCTCCTTGCGGATATCGATGCCATACTTGCCGAACATCCTCATCATTGCAGGGATACGCTTCTCGATAGTACCCTCGCCGTGGATAAGCTCTATCATGGGAGTATCCAGCCAAAGTGCCTTGCCGAGGTTTGTCTCCACGCCCTTGCCGCGCTCTGTACATTCGCGGATAATCGAAGCGGCTGTTACGTCACGGGTCTCAAGTGGGTGCATAAATACATCACCGTCGATATTAACAAGCTTTGCGCCCAGTGAACGGACCTTTTCTGTAACGAGTGCGCCGAATATCTGCTCGGGATAGCCTGTACCCGTTGGGTGATACTGCAATGTATCAGCATAGAGAAGCTTTGCACCAACACGGTAGCCGAGGATAAGTCCATCAGCTGTTGCGCCGTAGTGGTTTGAAGTCGGGAAGCCCTGATAGTGAAGACGTCCTGCGCCGCCAGTAGCGATAATAACAGTCTTAGCCTTGGCAACGAGAAGCTCCTTTGTTTCCATGTTCATAAGCACAGCACCTGATGCCCTGCCGTTTTCATCAAGGATTATCTCGATTGCAGCTGTAAAGTCGATAACAGGGATACCGCGGTTTATGACTTCATCACGGAGAGTACGCATTATCTCAGCGCCTGAGTAGTCCTTTGCAGCGTGCATACGCTTGCGAGAAGTACCGCCGCCGTGAGTTGTTACCATTGTGCCGTCAGGCTCTTTATCGAATTCAACGCCAAGCTTGTTGAGCCACTGTATAGCCTCGGGAGCCTTTGTAACAAGCTTCTTTACAAGCTCGGGCTTTGCTGCAAAGTGACCGCCGCCGAAAGCGTCGAGGAAGTGGATCGCAGGTGAATCGTTAGGCTTGTCGGCAGCCTGAATACCGCCCTCAGCCATCATTGTATTAGCATCACCTATACGGAGCTTTGTAACGATCATTGCCTTTACGCCTGCTTCATCAGCTTCGATGGCAGCAGATGCTCCTGCACCGCCGCCGCCGATTATAAGCACGTCTGTCTCATAATCGGGAGCTGTAAGGTCTACGTCGTCAGCGCTGATACGGCTCTTGCCCTGTAAAAGCGCAGCAAGCTGTGTAGGAACTTTATCGCCCTTGTTTACGCCTGCGGAAAGAACAGTGAATTCGTCCTGCTTGTAGTCAGGGTGGAAATGAGCGAGGAGGTCGTCCTTCTCCTCAGCTGTCATACGTCTTGGTTCAAGAGCTGCATTTTCTGCTCTCTTAGCTGCAACTACCTTTGCAAGCTCGTTAAGTTTATCTATCTTGTACATGCTCTCGCTCCCTTACTTCTCTATCTCGCGGTGGTTGTACATATCCTTGATCTCTTCGATATTGTTTACCGCCTTGGTCATGAGCTCTTCGATCTCCTTATCAAAGATACCCTCGTTTACTTCCTTAACTCTGTCGGAGAGGTGTCCACACTCAGGCTCTATGTACTTGCCGTTGAGACGTCTTGCAAGCATAGCTACCTGTGGGTGGGAAATGCCTGCGGGACATCGTGAAGAACATACTCCGCACATTACGCAGTCAAAGCTCTCCTCTGCACACTTGTCGTACTCCCCTCTCTGAGCGTATGCGATATACTGCATAACGTTGAGCTCCTGAGTACAAGCCTTTGTACAGGCATTACAGCCGATACAGCTGTATATCTCGGGATAGAGCTGCATCATTATCTGCTGTGTGGGTTTTATTTCCTCGATATTGTAAACTCTCTTTTCAAGTGGGAAGAAGGGCAGAGTTGCAACGTACATTCCCTCCTGAACCTCTGTCTGACAGGCAAGACAGCCGTGAAGCTCTATCTCGCCCTTTATTCTGTATATGGTAGCACAAGCTCCGCAGAAACCGTTACGGCAGCCGCAGCCTCTTACAAGGTCATAGCCTGCATATTCCATAGCTGTCATTATCGTAAGACCTGCAGGCACTTCATACTTCTTGCCGAACAGGTAAACATTCAACATATTATCCATGCGAATTTCTCCTTATTAATATTCGTCGGGCAGTTCCCCAAGCTGATCGAAACGGAAAACAGGACCGTCCTTGCAGACATACTTATTACCGATATTGCAGCGTCCGCACTTACCAACTCCGCACTTCATGCGAAGCTCCATGGTAGTATAGACCTGAGTTTCTGTGAAGCCCAGTTCTTTAAGTCCTGCAAGGGTAAATTTTATCATTATAGGCGGTCCGCAGACAAGAACTGTCTTGCTTGTGGAAGGATTAAGCTCCTTGACATAGTTGGGAACAAAGCCTACATGACCGTCCCAACCCTCCTGCGGATTGTCTATAGTAAGATTAACCTCGATATTAGGATCAGCCATCCACTCGTCGATTATCTCCTGATAGTCAACGAGGTCATCCTTTGAACGGGAACCGTATATTACCTGCACGTCGCCGTAATTGGAACGGTTATCGCGTACATAGTTGATAACGGAACGGAGAGGTGCAAGACCGATACCGCCTGCAATAAAGAGAAGATCCTTGCCCTTTAAGTCTGTTTCAACAGGGAAAGCATTGCCGTATGGTCCGCGGATAGTTATCTGCTGACCTACGTCCATAGCGTGGAGCCATGTGGTGAGGCAGCCGCACTTCTTTATGCTGAACTCCATAAATTCCTTGTTTGTGGGAGAAGAGGTTATAGAGAACATAGCCTCGCCAACGCCCGGAATGGAAAGCATTGCACACTGTCCCGGCATATGCTCGAAGACCTTTCCGCCCTCGGGAGAAACAACTCTGAATGTCTTTACATCGGGAGTATCCTGTCTTATATCGGTAACTACACCAATGTAAGGTATCAATGTATCGTTATTCATCACTTTACCTCCAATGCTTTCATTACCTTGAC
Coding sequences:
- a CDS encoding FAD-dependent oxidoreductase encodes the protein MYKIDKLNELAKVVAAKRAENAALEPRRMTAEEKDDLLAHFHPDYKQDEFTVLSAGVNKGDKVPTQLAALLQGKSRISADDVDLTAPDYETDVLIIGGGGAGASAAIEADEAGVKAMIVTKLRIGDANTMMAEGGIQAADKPNDSPAIHFLDAFGGGHFAAKPELVKKLVTKAPEAIQWLNKLGVEFDKEPDGTMVTTHGGGTSRKRMHAAKDYSGAEIMRTLRDEVINRGIPVIDFTAAIEIILDENGRASGAVLMNMETKELLVAKAKTVIIATGGAGRLHYQGFPTSNHYGATADGLILGYRVGAKLLYADTLQYHPTGTGYPEQIFGALVTEKVRSLGAKLVNIDGDVFMHPLETRDVTAASIIRECTERGKGVETNLGKALWLDTPMIELIHGEGTIEKRIPAMMRMFGKYGIDIRKEPILVYPTLHYQNGGLEISDDCATGVENLYAAGEVAGGIHGRNRLMGNSLLDVIVFGRNAGIYAAAKAKETAAPAKLTLAHIEKFNKELEAAGAASEVASPMLLPKYARKK
- a CDS encoding FAD/NAD(P)-binding protein: MNNDTLIPYIGVVTDIRQDTPDVKTFRVVSPEGGKVFEHMPGQCAMLSIPGVGEAMFSITSSPTNKEFMEFSIKKCGCLTTWLHAMDVGQQITIRGPYGNAFPVETDLKGKDLLFIAGGIGLAPLRSVINYVRDNRSNYGDVQVIYGSRSKDDLVDYQEIIDEWMADPNIEVNLTIDNPQEGWDGHVGFVPNYVKELNPSTSKTVLVCGPPIMIKFTLAGLKELGFTETQVYTTMELRMKCGVGKCGRCNIGNKYVCKDGPVFRFDQLGELPDEY
- a CDS encoding 2Fe-2S iron-sulfur cluster-binding protein, whose translation is MDNMLNVYLFGKKYEVPAGLTIMTAMEYAGYDLVRGCGCRNGFCGACATIYRIKGEIELHGCLACQTEVQEGMYVATLPFFPLEKRVYNIEEIKPTQQIMMQLYPEIYSCIGCNACTKACTQELNVMQYIAYAQRGEYDKCAEESFDCVMCGVCSSRCPAGISHPQVAMLARRLNGKYIEPECGHLSDRVKEVNEGIFDKEIEELMTKAVNNIEEIKDMYNHREIEK